A single window of Leptolyngbya ohadii IS1 DNA harbors:
- the xth gene encoding exodeoxyribonuclease III yields MKIATWNVNSIRSRLDHVQTWLKSSEVDLLCVQETKVVDEDFPRSVFTDLGYHTYISGQKSYNGVALISRSPLEAVNTGFAAVVGDEAADYEAQKRVISGVLNGVRVVNLYVPNGSDLSSDKYEYKLGWLGVLRNYLKTLQTDHAEILVCGDFNIAPEDRDIYDPKGKETHIMSSPPEREALQRSIFDLGFSDACRQFHEDGQFTWWDYRTAGFQRNRGWRIDHHYLSEGLRDRLQSCAVDAEPRGWEKPSDHAPVVVELA; encoded by the coding sequence ATGAAGATTGCCACCTGGAACGTAAACTCCATTCGATCGCGCCTCGATCATGTGCAAACCTGGCTGAAGTCCAGCGAAGTCGATTTGCTCTGCGTCCAGGAAACCAAAGTGGTCGATGAAGACTTTCCGCGATCGGTCTTTACCGATTTGGGCTATCACACCTACATTTCGGGACAGAAATCCTACAACGGGGTTGCCCTGATTAGCCGATCGCCCCTAGAAGCCGTTAACACAGGATTTGCGGCAGTCGTGGGCGACGAAGCGGCAGACTATGAGGCACAAAAGCGAGTCATCAGCGGCGTTTTGAACGGGGTTCGCGTCGTGAATCTCTATGTACCCAACGGCTCCGACCTCAGCAGCGACAAGTACGAATACAAGCTGGGCTGGCTTGGAGTACTGCGGAATTACCTCAAAACGCTGCAAACCGATCACGCTGAAATTCTCGTTTGCGGCGACTTCAACATTGCCCCCGAAGATCGGGACATCTACGACCCCAAAGGCAAAGAAACCCACATTATGTCTTCTCCCCCCGAACGGGAAGCCCTTCAGCGATCGATTTTCGATTTAGGCTTCAGCGATGCCTGCCGTCAGTTCCATGAGGACGGACAGTTTACGTGGTGGGACTACCGCACGGCTGGTTTTCAGCGAAATCGCGGCTGGCGAATTGACCATCACTACCTCTCGGAAGGGCTGCGCGATCGGCTCCAGTCCTGCGCCGTGGATGCCGAGCCTCGCGGGTGGGAGAAGCCGAGTGATCATGCACCGGTGGTGGTGGAGTTGGCTTAA
- the gloB gene encoding hydroxyacylglutathione hydrolase produces MQIHRLSALADNYIFVLHDPNSQTAAVVDPAEAEPVLRCLNNLNARLVAIFNTHHHGDHVGGNTELLRTFPEAIVYGGAADRGRIPGQQVFLQEGDRVTFADRSAEVLDVPGHTKAHIAYYFAPVLPHEPGELFCGDTLFAGGCGRLFEGTPTQMVNSLSKIRSLPDHTRVWCAHEYTQKNLQFALTVDEQNRDLQQRMAEVDAMRRRSESTVPSVLGEEKRTNPFLRWDQPVLQAKVKSQDPIQTFARLRGMKDQF; encoded by the coding sequence ATGCAAATTCACCGACTTTCTGCCCTGGCTGACAACTATATTTTTGTGCTGCATGATCCCAATTCCCAGACTGCCGCAGTCGTCGATCCAGCAGAAGCAGAGCCAGTTCTGCGTTGTTTGAACAATCTCAATGCCCGTCTAGTCGCAATTTTTAATACCCATCATCACGGCGATCACGTCGGAGGCAATACTGAATTACTCCGTACTTTTCCAGAAGCGATCGTTTACGGTGGAGCAGCAGACCGTGGGAGAATTCCCGGACAACAGGTTTTTTTACAAGAAGGCGATCGAGTCACGTTTGCCGATCGATCGGCGGAAGTATTGGACGTACCGGGGCACACCAAGGCACATATTGCCTACTACTTCGCTCCTGTTTTGCCCCACGAACCCGGCGAGCTGTTTTGCGGCGATACCCTCTTTGCAGGCGGATGCGGCAGACTGTTTGAAGGTACGCCAACTCAGATGGTTAATTCCCTTTCAAAAATTCGATCGCTCCCCGACCATACCCGCGTCTGGTGCGCCCACGAATATACGCAGAAAAATCTTCAGTTTGCGCTGACGGTCGATGAGCAAAATCGGGACTTACAACAGCGCATGGCAGAAGTGGATGCAATGAGAAGACGATCGGAGTCAACCGTTCCCTCTGTACTGGGCGAAGAGAAGCGTACCAATCCCTTTTTGCGCTGGGATCAGCCTGTCCTCCAGGCAAAAGTCAAAAGCCAAGACCCGATTCAAACCTTCGCTCGGCTACGCGGCATGAAGGATCAGTTTTAA
- a CDS encoding glycosyltransferase family 4 protein — MQLIPDFQQFKAPQTALYRHDSRPSGSRGKVSLLVWNLSTNDGAIRALLLSEALKRLDFQVEIVGFRFGDSLYSAIPDSIPICAIAGTQYPQFFRSIAQLLPQIQGDILYAVKPQPGSFGVALLKRWLSRSRKPLILDIDDWELSWHGGDDFRYDWRARRVLRDLLKSQGALRRPDHPLYLQWMERLIDRADDVTTHTSFLQQRFGGVSVPNGKDVDLFDPQPYDPEACRAKYGLLDYRVLMFPGAPRPYKGLEDILTALDLLNQPDLRLAIVGGNPYDDYDEQLKRQWGRWLIQLPRQSADRMPELIAAAHAIVIPQRDTAATRAQFPLKITDGMAMAKPILSTRVGDIPHILGDTGYLVDANSPEQLAAQINSIFANPAEAIDRGQRARQRCIEHYSLDAMSRQIAPVLENCLRLRCR, encoded by the coding sequence ATGCAGTTGATTCCTGATTTCCAACAGTTCAAGGCTCCGCAGACAGCGCTGTACAGACACGATTCTCGCCCTTCTGGTTCTAGAGGCAAGGTGTCGCTGCTGGTTTGGAATCTTTCCACAAACGATGGTGCAATTCGGGCACTGCTGCTGAGCGAGGCATTAAAGCGATTGGATTTCCAGGTAGAAATCGTTGGGTTTCGCTTCGGAGATTCTCTCTATTCCGCCATTCCGGATTCAATCCCTATCTGTGCGATCGCCGGAACCCAATACCCTCAATTTTTTCGCTCGATCGCCCAGCTCTTACCCCAGATCCAGGGAGACATTCTCTACGCAGTCAAACCGCAGCCCGGAAGCTTTGGCGTGGCATTGCTGAAACGCTGGCTCTCCCGCAGCCGCAAACCGTTGATTTTAGACATTGACGACTGGGAGCTAAGCTGGCACGGTGGCGATGACTTTCGTTACGACTGGCGTGCCCGTCGTGTCCTGCGCGATCTGCTGAAGTCTCAAGGTGCCCTGCGACGCCCCGACCACCCCCTCTACCTGCAATGGATGGAGCGGTTAATCGATCGGGCAGATGACGTTACGACTCATACCTCCTTCCTGCAACAGCGATTCGGCGGCGTATCTGTGCCCAACGGCAAGGACGTGGATTTGTTTGATCCCCAGCCCTATGATCCGGAAGCCTGCCGTGCCAAATATGGGCTATTGGACTATCGAGTGCTGATGTTTCCTGGTGCGCCCCGCCCCTACAAGGGACTAGAAGACATTCTGACGGCACTGGATCTGCTAAATCAGCCCGACCTGCGGCTGGCGATCGTGGGTGGCAATCCCTACGACGACTACGATGAGCAGCTAAAACGGCAGTGGGGACGCTGGCTCATTCAGCTGCCGCGCCAATCCGCCGATCGAATGCCCGAACTGATTGCTGCTGCCCATGCGATCGTCATTCCCCAGCGAGACACCGCCGCCACGCGAGCGCAATTTCCGCTCAAAATTACAGACGGTATGGCAATGGCAAAGCCCATTCTTTCAACCCGCGTCGGCGACATTCCGCACATTCTAGGCGATACGGGCTATCTGGTTGACGCGAATTCTCCAGAGCAGCTTGCCGCTCAAATCAACTCCATTTTTGCCAATCCTGCGGAGGCGATCGATCGGGGTCAGCGTGCCCGCCAAAGATGCATTGAGCACTACAGCCTGGACGCCATGAGCCGTCAGATCGCTCCCGTGTTAGAGAATTGTCTTCGTTTGCGATGCCGATAA
- a CDS encoding NADPH-dependent FMN reductase, which produces MVKIIGIGGSLRSDSYSQQALKIALERIEALGAEVELLDLRSMDLPFCDGGKDYSNYPDVEKMRDAVREADGIILATPEYHGSISGVLKNALDLMGFEEFTNKVTGFISVLGGQSNSNALNDLRIIMRWLHAWTIPEQVAIGQAWKAFNEQGELADADLSKRIDGFAQSMVENTLKLRGLGEREKVAV; this is translated from the coding sequence ATGGTCAAGATTATTGGTATTGGCGGCAGCTTGCGATCGGATTCTTACAGCCAGCAAGCCCTGAAGATTGCGCTGGAGCGGATTGAAGCATTAGGGGCTGAAGTCGAACTTTTGGATCTGCGATCGATGGATCTTCCCTTCTGCGACGGTGGCAAGGATTACTCAAACTATCCCGATGTGGAAAAAATGCGGGATGCTGTTCGGGAGGCAGATGGCATTATCCTGGCGACGCCTGAGTACCACGGTAGTATTAGCGGCGTGTTGAAGAATGCGCTGGACTTGATGGGCTTTGAGGAATTCACCAATAAGGTGACTGGCTTTATCAGCGTTTTGGGTGGGCAGTCGAACAGCAATGCCCTGAACGATCTGCGAATCATTATGCGCTGGCTTCACGCCTGGACGATTCCAGAGCAGGTGGCGATCGGGCAAGCCTGGAAAGCTTTTAACGAGCAGGGCGAACTGGCTGATGCCGATTTGTCCAAGCGAATTGATGGCTTCGCACAGAGCATGGTGGAGAATACGCTGAAGCTGCGCGGTCTGGGTGAGCGGGAAAAAGTCGCAGTGTAG